From Sulfurovum zhangzhouensis, one genomic window encodes:
- a CDS encoding DHH family phosphoesterase, which produces MQQHIYHLSHIDLDGYGCQYLTTQCFNKIDCFNANYGPEVTARLEEIVKRIEQDKFLHGEDTERLILITDLNLTTKEGSWIEKEAIRIGAKLQLLDHHATGANAAERFAWYLLDTSRSATLITYNWLQQHYGFDSENDLATIVQAINAIDIWVSEDELFEYGKVMLGMISGAKEINRILFPAEDRGFKLSMIQAAKLMIHNTDAPIKLDDELHQIKKSFFLKEKNNTKDNLVAAYVTALLTTEKQRLTITYKNAKGILGYNIGSASIIGNACMVENDDYDFYMDVNFRGNFSLRSNNKLDVSKMAAVIGNGGGHPNAAGGKIEGYKDSFVYAEVREFIQNYINERIQTIIE; this is translated from the coding sequence ATGCAACAGCATATTTATCATCTGTCGCATATCGATCTTGACGGTTACGGCTGTCAGTACCTTACTACACAATGTTTTAACAAAATCGACTGTTTCAATGCCAACTATGGTCCGGAAGTTACAGCCCGCTTGGAAGAGATCGTAAAAAGGATCGAACAGGACAAGTTCCTTCATGGAGAGGATACAGAGCGGCTGATCCTTATCACAGACCTCAACCTTACAACCAAAGAAGGAAGCTGGATCGAAAAAGAAGCGATACGCATCGGTGCAAAACTTCAACTTCTTGACCATCATGCTACAGGTGCAAATGCTGCAGAACGTTTTGCATGGTACCTGCTTGATACAAGCAGAAGTGCGACTTTGATCACTTACAACTGGTTGCAACAACACTATGGATTTGACAGTGAGAATGATCTTGCCACGATTGTACAGGCGATCAATGCAATCGATATATGGGTTAGTGAAGATGAACTCTTTGAGTATGGGAAAGTGATGCTAGGAATGATCTCCGGGGCTAAAGAAATCAACCGTATACTGTTTCCTGCCGAAGATAGGGGCTTCAAACTTTCTATGATCCAGGCAGCCAAGCTAATGATCCATAATACAGATGCACCAATCAAGCTTGACGATGAACTTCATCAGATCAAAAAAAGCTTTTTTCTCAAAGAGAAGAATAATACAAAAGACAACCTGGTAGCTGCATATGTAACTGCTCTTCTAACTACCGAAAAACAACGTCTGACCATCACCTACAAAAATGCCAAAGGTATCTTGGGCTATAACATAGGAAGCGCTTCAATAATCGGTAATGCTTGTATGGTAGAAAATGATGATTATGATTTCTATATGGATGTTAACTTCAGAGGGAACTTCTCTCTTCGAAGCAATAATAAACTGGATGTTTCAAAGATGGCTGCCGTTATTGGAAATGGAGGGGGACATCCCAATGCAGCAGGCGGAAAGATCGAAGGGTACAAAGACTCCTTTGTCTATGCAGAAGTACGTGAGTTCATACAAAATTACATCAACGAAAGAATTCAAACTATTATAGAATAG
- the grpE gene encoding nucleotide exchange factor GrpE, which produces MAQEEKETLEDQMTEGMASSETQATEEAEEGTVDPLEAAQAEAAEWKDKYLRAHADFENSKKRLEKDKNNAVSYANESFAKDILSVMDSFENALAAMNSNNENDSDTYVQMIEGVNLTYEQLKKILEKNNIKEIECESEFDPEVHQAIMQVESDKHESGQIVQVMQKGYTIKDRVLRPAMVSTAK; this is translated from the coding sequence ATGGCTCAAGAAGAGAAAGAGACTCTTGAAGATCAGATGACAGAAGGAATGGCTTCATCTGAAACTCAGGCTACAGAAGAAGCAGAAGAAGGCACTGTTGATCCTTTGGAAGCTGCACAAGCTGAAGCTGCAGAGTGGAAAGATAAGTATCTACGTGCTCATGCGGACTTTGAAAACTCCAAAAAGCGTTTGGAGAAAGATAAGAACAACGCTGTATCTTATGCCAATGAGAGCTTTGCAAAAGATATTCTTTCCGTAATGGATTCTTTTGAGAATGCTCTTGCTGCAATGAACAGTAATAATGAGAATGATTCTGATACATATGTGCAGATGATAGAAGGTGTAAACCTCACTTATGAGCAACTAAAAAAGATCTTGGAAAAGAATAATATCAAAGAGATCGAATGCGAGAGTGAGTTTGATCCTGAAGTTCACCAGGCCATTATGCAAGTGGAGAGTGATAAACATGAATCTGGTCAGATCGTACAAGTGATGCAAAAAGGCTATACGATCAAAGATAGAGTGCTTAGACCGGCTATGGTGAGTACCGCTAAATAA
- the rpsO gene encoding 30S ribosomal protein S15, with translation MALDQAKKAEIIAKYARGENDTGSTEVQVALLTERIVYLTEHLKTNKKDHSSRLGLLKLVGQRRRLMRYLKNTDLTRWTAIKAELGIRN, from the coding sequence ATGGCTTTGGATCAGGCGAAAAAAGCAGAGATTATTGCAAAATACGCTAGAGGCGAAAACGATACAGGTTCTACAGAAGTACAAGTAGCTCTTCTTACAGAGAGAATTGTATATTTAACTGAACACCTTAAAACAAATAAAAAAGATCACTCTTCAAGACTTGGTCTACTTAAACTAGTAGGACAAAGAAGAAGACTTATGAGATACCTTAAGAATACAGATCTTACAAGATGGACAGCGATCAAAGCTGAGCTTGGTATCAGAAACTAA
- the dnaK gene encoding molecular chaperone DnaK: MGKVLGIDLGTTNSAMAVYENGEAKIIANKEGKNTTPSIVAFTDKGEVLVGESAKRQAVTNPEKTIYSIKRIMGLMMSEEKAKEAQSKLPYHIIDRNGACAIEVAGKTYTPQEISAKVLMKMKEDAESYLGETVTDAVITVPAYFNDAQRKATKEAGTIAGLNVLRIINEPTAAALAYGLDKKNAEQIVVYDLGGGTFDVTALETGDGVVEVLSTGGDAFLGGDDFDNKIIDYVANEFKNDTGIDIKSDVMALQRVKDAAETAKKELSSSTETEINLPFITADATGPKHLVTKITRAKFESLISDLVTSTIKTVEGVLKDAGLGKSDINEIVMVGGSTRVPLVQEEMKKFFGKDLNKSVNPDEVVAIGAAIQGGVLAGDVKDVLLLDVTPLSLGIETLGGVTTKVIEKGTTIPAKKSQVFSTAEDNQPAVSIHVLQGEREFAKDNKSLGMFELRDIPAAPRGVPQIEVTFDIDANGILTVTASDKGTGKSQDIKITGSSGLSDEEIEKMVQDAEAHKAEDEKRKAVVDTRNQADALVHQTRKSLADLGDNFDAAEKANIEAAIAELEAVLKDDNATKEQIEEKVKALTEKSHKLAEAMYAKEQGGAAEGAKKADDDDVIDAEVE, translated from the coding sequence ATGGGTAAAGTATTAGGAATTGACTTAGGTACAACTAACTCTGCAATGGCAGTGTATGAAAATGGTGAAGCAAAGATCATCGCAAACAAAGAGGGTAAAAATACTACTCCCTCTATCGTGGCTTTTACTGATAAAGGTGAAGTACTTGTTGGTGAATCTGCAAAAAGACAGGCAGTAACAAACCCTGAGAAGACGATCTACTCGATCAAGAGAATCATGGGTCTTATGATGAGCGAAGAGAAGGCAAAAGAAGCGCAAAGCAAACTTCCTTACCATATTATCGATAGAAACGGTGCATGTGCGATCGAGGTAGCAGGTAAGACTTATACGCCTCAAGAGATCTCAGCAAAAGTATTGATGAAGATGAAAGAGGATGCAGAAAGCTATCTTGGTGAGACTGTAACAGATGCAGTTATTACAGTACCTGCATACTTTAACGATGCACAAAGAAAAGCGACAAAAGAGGCTGGTACGATTGCGGGTCTTAATGTACTACGTATTATCAACGAGCCGACAGCTGCAGCACTTGCATATGGTCTGGATAAGAAAAATGCTGAGCAGATCGTAGTATATGACCTTGGTGGTGGTACATTCGACGTAACGGCACTAGAGACCGGCGATGGTGTTGTTGAAGTACTTTCAACAGGTGGTGATGCATTCCTTGGTGGTGATGACTTTGATAACAAGATCATCGATTATGTAGCAAATGAGTTCAAAAATGATACTGGTATCGATATCAAATCTGATGTGATGGCACTTCAAAGGGTAAAAGATGCAGCAGAGACTGCAAAAAAAGAGCTCTCATCTTCAACTGAGACTGAGATCAACCTTCCGTTCATTACAGCTGATGCGACAGGACCTAAACACTTGGTAACAAAGATCACAAGAGCGAAGTTCGAGTCACTCATCTCTGATCTTGTAACAAGTACGATCAAGACTGTGGAAGGTGTACTTAAAGATGCAGGGCTTGGTAAATCGGATATCAACGAGATCGTAATGGTCGGTGGTTCTACAAGAGTACCGCTTGTACAAGAGGAGATGAAGAAATTCTTCGGTAAAGACCTTAATAAGTCTGTGAACCCTGACGAGGTAGTTGCAATCGGTGCAGCTATCCAGGGTGGTGTACTTGCAGGTGATGTAAAAGATGTACTTCTACTTGATGTTACACCGCTTAGTCTTGGTATTGAGACACTTGGTGGCGTAACAACTAAAGTGATCGAAAAAGGTACAACGATCCCAGCGAAGAAGTCTCAGGTGTTCTCAACTGCTGAAGATAACCAACCTGCTGTAAGTATCCATGTACTTCAAGGTGAGCGTGAGTTTGCTAAAGATAACAAGTCTCTTGGTATGTTCGAACTTAGAGATATCCCGGCAGCACCAAGAGGTGTACCTCAGATCGAAGTAACATTCGATATCGATGCAAACGGTATCTTGACCGTAACTGCATCAGATAAAGGTACTGGTAAATCTCAAGATATCAAGATTACAGGTTCATCAGGACTAAGTGATGAAGAGATCGAAAAAATGGTTCAAGATGCTGAAGCACACAAAGCTGAAGATGAGAAAAGAAAAGCCGTAGTTGATACTAGAAACCAAGCAGATGCACTGGTACACCAGACTAGAAAGTCTCTTGCAGATCTAGGTGATAATTTCGATGCAGCTGAAAAAGCGAACATTGAAGCTGCGATCGCAGAGCTAGAAGCAGTACTTAAAGATGACAATGCGACAAAAGAACAGATCGAAGAGAAAGTAAAAGCATTGACTGAAAAGAGCCACAAACTAGCTGAAGCAATGTATGCGAAAGAGCAGGGTGGTGCAGCTGAAGGTGCGAAAAAGGCAGACGATGACGATGTTATCGATGCTGAAGTAGAGTAA
- a CDS encoding Dabb family protein, producing the protein MVVHIVMFKFQEEHKTANIEKAKQMLENLMGTVPTLCSMEVGLNFAEEERAMDLSIVTTFTNKEGLQEYAVHPEHLKVVDFIKSVVEYSKVVDYVKE; encoded by the coding sequence ATGGTAGTGCATATCGTAATGTTCAAATTTCAAGAAGAGCACAAAACAGCCAATATCGAAAAAGCAAAACAGATGTTGGAAAACTTGATGGGAACAGTACCAACACTGTGCAGTATGGAAGTGGGATTAAACTTTGCTGAGGAAGAGCGTGCAATGGACCTCAGTATTGTGACTACTTTTACAAACAAAGAAGGATTACAGGAGTATGCTGTACATCCTGAGCATCTAAAGGTAGTCGACTTTATCAAAAGTGTGGTGGAGTACTCTAAAGTTGTGGATTATGTGAAAGAATAA
- the recR gene encoding recombination mediator RecR — protein MKHTKIEAFENLVEAFQLLPSIGKKSAIRLAYHAVMEDGFGAMKLAHALETGVNTIRKCRKCHNMSEDELCAICSDPYRDTAKLCIVQSAKDILTIEESGQFNGVYYVVSEVSDMDEAHLFYAVEGVEEIIFAFPPSIATDTMILYIEDKLQGKEIEFTKIAQGVPTGVELENIDVLSLSRALEARVKT, from the coding sequence ATGAAACACACTAAGATCGAAGCCTTTGAAAACCTTGTAGAGGCATTTCAGTTATTACCTTCAATCGGTAAAAAATCAGCCATCCGTCTTGCTTATCATGCAGTAATGGAGGATGGATTTGGTGCGATGAAGCTGGCACATGCACTGGAAACCGGAGTCAATACGATCCGGAAGTGCCGAAAATGCCATAATATGAGCGAAGATGAACTTTGTGCTATATGTTCTGATCCTTACCGTGATACTGCCAAGCTTTGTATCGTACAGTCAGCAAAAGATATTTTGACCATTGAAGAGAGTGGACAATTTAACGGTGTTTATTATGTTGTCTCAGAGGTCAGTGACATGGATGAAGCACATCTTTTTTATGCTGTTGAAGGTGTAGAGGAGATTATTTTTGCGTTTCCTCCAAGCATTGCAACCGATACGATGATATTGTATATTGAAGATAAGCTTCAAGGTAAAGAAATTGAGTTTACTAAAATCGCCCAAGGTGTCCCTACCGGCGTAGAGCTTGAAAATATCGATGTATTATCACTCTCAAGAGCATTAGAAGCGAGAGTGAAGACTTAA
- a CDS encoding class I SAM-dependent methyltransferase — translation MSSETAKKYSSISKIYDIFEWPVEQILFKKLRKKAVALAKGKVLEVGAGTGKNFPYYDRKSVELTAIDFSEGMLEVAQKKKNNLRWDSLKLLQMDVEKMDFKDNSFDFVISTFVFCTVSDPQEGLKEIMRVLKPGGKAIFLEHMKSRYHVINIFLFIMNFFSTRLLGTSMLRETQKSIENMGFQVESVENYFFDVVRLVIARKNH, via the coding sequence ATGTCGAGTGAGACAGCAAAAAAGTATTCAAGTATTTCCAAAATTTATGATATCTTCGAATGGCCGGTAGAACAAATCCTCTTTAAGAAGCTACGTAAAAAAGCTGTTGCTTTAGCAAAAGGTAAAGTATTGGAAGTAGGTGCAGGAACAGGTAAAAACTTTCCTTACTATGACAGAAAGAGTGTAGAGTTGACTGCTATTGATTTTAGTGAAGGTATGCTTGAAGTCGCACAAAAAAAGAAAAACAACTTGCGATGGGATAGTCTCAAACTCTTGCAAATGGATGTAGAGAAAATGGATTTTAAAGATAATTCTTTTGATTTTGTTATAAGTACTTTTGTTTTCTGTACAGTGTCTGATCCGCAAGAAGGTCTAAAGGAGATTATGAGAGTTCTTAAGCCTGGTGGAAAAGCTATCTTTCTTGAACACATGAAGAGTAGATATCATGTGATTAATATTTTCCTTTTTATCATGAACTTTTTTTCAACTAGATTACTCGGTACCTCAATGTTAAGAGAGACACAAAAATCGATTGAAAATATGGGTTTTCAAGTAGAGTCAGTTGAAAATTATTTTTTTGATGTGGTTCGTTTAGTCATTGCCAGAAAAAATCATTGA
- a CDS encoding chorismate mutase yields METKKCSTLAEARDAIDKVDEEIVKLIAQRNEYIKQIAHFKTSIDEVKAQDRINDVISRVRAQAIELDLSPNLINDLYVRMIDGMVESEIAEFRNAKGA; encoded by the coding sequence ATGGAAACAAAAAAATGTTCGACGCTTGCTGAAGCAAGAGACGCGATTGATAAAGTAGATGAAGAGATCGTTAAACTGATCGCCCAACGCAATGAGTATATCAAACAAATTGCACATTTTAAGACATCTATTGATGAAGTAAAAGCGCAAGACAGAATCAATGATGTGATTTCCAGAGTCAGAGCTCAGGCAATTGAATTGGATCTTTCACCAAATCTTATCAATGATCTCTATGTTCGTATGATCGATGGAATGGTTGAGAGTGAGATCGCTGAGTTTAGGAATGCTAAAGGGGCATAG
- a CDS encoding RrF2 family transcriptional regulator, whose product MLLTRATEYALLSLDTIRQSEKPIGAEQLANELCIPKSFLAKILQNLARAGILESKKGAQGGFILMKEIDEISVREIIIAAEGKAPAVFDCTQYAATCPNGSIGTCSISPFLATFQRKVDDFLDGLMLGDII is encoded by the coding sequence ATGTTATTAACACGAGCAACTGAGTATGCGCTGCTTTCCCTGGATACGATCAGACAATCCGAAAAACCTATCGGCGCAGAGCAACTTGCTAATGAACTCTGTATCCCCAAAAGCTTTCTTGCAAAAATTCTGCAAAACCTAGCTAGAGCCGGAATTCTTGAATCAAAAAAAGGAGCGCAAGGAGGGTTTATCTTAATGAAAGAGATTGATGAAATTTCTGTACGGGAGATCATCATTGCAGCTGAAGGTAAAGCACCTGCGGTATTTGACTGTACCCAATATGCTGCAACCTGTCCTAACGGGAGTATTGGGACATGCTCTATTTCGCCTTTTTTAGCAACTTTTCAACGTAAAGTAGATGACTTTCTTGATGGTTTAATGCTTGGAGACATCATTTGA